The window CGCGATCATGGTGCCGATCATCCTGATCTATACGGCCTTCGCCTACTGGGTATTCCGTGGCAAGGTCGACCACGGCACGGGCTATCATTGATGAAAGGCCAGCAGGCATCGCTGGCCATGCGGCTCGCCTGGTTTGTGGCCCTGTGGCTCGCCGGCGTTCTGACCGTGACGGTGATATCGTATGGGCTGCGGCTTTGGATCGCGCCTGCCTAGAATGCGCCAGCATCAGTTCGCGCGGCGATGCCTCACGCGAACCCGCCTCAAGATCGACGACATCAGGGTTTTACGAGAATCAGTCAAGTCAACCCCTATGCGGCTAACCCTTGCCAGCCTGCGACGGCTGGGCTTTGATGGCGCCGCTCTGCTCGACTAGATTATGATGCGATTAAAGGGAATCGCATCATAATCTCTTCTCTTTGTTTGAGCATGATCTTTTCGGAAAACCGGTTTCCACTTTTCCGGATCATGCTCTAGCGATGGACCGAATGGCAATGATCCGATTTCTCATCTGCATCCAGCTCGCGATCTTCGCGCTTCTGATTGCTCCCGCCTCCGAAGGCTTCACCCAGAACGCCGAGATGAACATCGACGATCAACCCGGCTTCGTGCCGGAGGATGAATCGCTGCCACCGGAGTATCAGCGCCAGATGGTGTTCTTCCGCACCACCGAGCCACCCGGCACCATCGTCATCCAGACAGCGGAGCGCTATCTCTATCTGGTCCAGGGCAACGGCCGGGCCATGCGCTACGGCATCGGCGTCGGCCGCGAAGGGTTCCAATGGCAAGGCTTGCTGAAGATCTCACGCAAGGCTGAGTGGCCCGACTGGACACCTCCGTCGGAAATGATCCAGCGCCAGCCTTATTTGCCGCGTTTCATGGCTGGCGGACCGGGCAACCCGATGGGCGCGCGGGCGCTGTATCTCGGCGCCACCGTCTACCGCATCCACGGCACCAACCAGCCGCAGACCATTGGAAGCGCGGTGTCGTCGGGCTGTTTCCGTCTGGTCAATGCCGACGTGACCGACCTGTTCAATCGCGTACCCGTGGGCACCAAGGTCGTTGTCCGGCAGCGGCCGGAGATCTGACCGTCGCATTCTCTGCCCAGCACAAATTCGCAAGACCCCGTCTTAACGAGAGAGTCCGATGTTCAAATCACTCGCTTCGCTGTCCAAATCTCTTGCTTTCAAGACGCTTGCCCGCGGACTCTCCGCTTCGGCGCTGACCGCGACGATCGGCCTTGCCGCCACAACGGCGCAGGCCCAGACGCTCACGGCGATCAAGGATCGCGGCCGCTTGCTCTGTGGTGTGTCCACCGGACTGACCGGATTCTCGATCGCTGACGACAAGGGCAACTGGACCGGTTTCGATGTCGATTTCTGCCGGGCGCTGTCGGCCGCGATCTTCAACGACGCCAGCAAGGTGACGTACGTTCCTCTCAATGCCAGCGAGCGATTTGCGGCCCTGAAGTCCAGCAAGATCGATGTGCTGTCGCGCAACTCGACATGGACGATGTCGCGCGAGACAGAATTCAATCTCCACTTCACCGGCACGACCTACTACGACGGTCAGGGCTTCATGGTGCGGCGGGCGCGCAACGCGGATTCCGCGCTT is drawn from Bradyrhizobium prioriisuperbiae and contains these coding sequences:
- a CDS encoding DUF2474 domain-containing protein, which codes for MKGQQASLAMRLAWFVALWLAGVLTVTVISYGLRLWIAPA
- a CDS encoding L,D-transpeptidase; the protein is MAMIRFLICIQLAIFALLIAPASEGFTQNAEMNIDDQPGFVPEDESLPPEYQRQMVFFRTTEPPGTIVIQTAERYLYLVQGNGRAMRYGIGVGREGFQWQGLLKISRKAEWPDWTPPSEMIQRQPYLPRFMAGGPGNPMGARALYLGATVYRIHGTNQPQTIGSAVSSGCFRLVNADVTDLFNRVPVGTKVVVRQRPEI